In Rhodamnia argentea isolate NSW1041297 chromosome 11, ASM2092103v1, whole genome shotgun sequence, one genomic interval encodes:
- the LOC115750516 gene encoding NAC domain-containing protein 104-like, protein MRDIKEEEKESGRKTLKLPPGFRFSPTDEELVVHFLHPKKQQASVSPQLYAHLVPDLKSHHHDPWDLHGKALWNGTQYFYFSRMMNNRITENGYWKDLDMEDPVFSEAGEIIGIKKYLTFHIGEAPAGQETNWVMQEYHLPSFHHLTNPRKEHGSLVLSRVQESKTSHGQGFCSGGDEDSDTELSYMDEMFLLLDDDLDDISSGD, encoded by the exons ATGAGAGATataaaggaggaggaaaaagaaagtggcCGGAAGACGCTGAAGCTGCCACCTGGGTTTCGGTTCTCGCCGACCGACGAAGAGCTCGTCGTTCACTTCCTGCATCCCAAGAAGCAGCAGGCCTCTGTGTCACCACAACTCTATGCTCACTTAGTCCCTGATCTTAAGTCTCACCACCATGATCCTTGGGACCTCCATG GTAAGGCACTGTGGAATGGAACCCAATACTTCTATTTCAGCAGAATGATGAACAATCGAATTACGGAAAATGGGTACTGGAAAGATTTGGACATGGAGGACCCAGTGTTTAGCGAAGCCGGAGAGATTATAGGAATCAAGAAATATCTAACTTTCCACATTGGAGAGGCTCCAGCAGGTCAAGAAACAAATTGGGTGATGCAGGAGTATCATCTCCCGTCCTTCCATCACTTGACCAATCCAAGAAAA GAACATGGTTCGCTTGTTCTGTCTCGAGTTCAGGAAAGCAAGACAAGCCATGGACAAGGCTTTTGCTCGGGAGGAGATGAGGATAGTGACACCGAACTCTCGTACATGGACGAGatgtttttgttattagacgacGATCTTGATGATATAAGTTCGGGAGATTAA